A DNA window from Thalassospiraceae bacterium LMO-JJ14 contains the following coding sequences:
- the cpaB gene encoding Flp pilus assembly protein CpaB: MFSLRNILLLFVALVFASGTAIYVKSWMESERTRLATERKTEIQVVKTAAAEVLVARMDLQPGTFLKPENLEWQPWPEDGVHKTHIVRPKAEDRDNDAKDPINELQGAVVRVQLRAGEPVTKVRVVHPGERGFLAAVLEPGFRAVSLPVDATTGIAGFIFPGDWVDILMTMKVRDERKEAKQQRYFSQTVLRRVRVLAIDQHVDKEDGSAAVAKTATIEVTPKEAERVTIALEMGRLTLSLNSLSQAESETVHKERLLGGAKPFDPKMVRNEGRSYTLDADVYNMWGDPRLFPGGGNSREVNVLRGSDAQVQSF; the protein is encoded by the coding sequence ATGTTCTCGCTTCGCAATATTCTGCTTCTCTTCGTCGCACTGGTGTTCGCATCGGGGACCGCGATCTATGTGAAGTCATGGATGGAAAGCGAGCGCACCCGTCTCGCCACCGAGCGGAAAACCGAAATTCAGGTGGTCAAGACCGCCGCTGCCGAGGTGCTGGTCGCAAGAATGGATCTGCAACCCGGCACCTTCCTGAAGCCGGAAAACCTGGAATGGCAGCCGTGGCCCGAAGACGGCGTGCACAAGACGCATATCGTGCGCCCAAAAGCCGAAGACCGTGACAATGATGCCAAGGACCCGATCAATGAACTGCAGGGCGCGGTGGTCCGCGTTCAGCTTCGTGCCGGCGAGCCGGTCACCAAGGTCCGGGTCGTGCATCCGGGCGAGCGGGGGTTCCTCGCCGCCGTGCTGGAACCGGGGTTCCGCGCCGTCTCGCTGCCGGTCGACGCGACCACGGGCATCGCCGGTTTCATCTTCCCAGGTGACTGGGTCGATATCCTGATGACTATGAAGGTCCGCGACGAGCGCAAGGAAGCCAAGCAGCAGCGCTATTTCTCGCAGACCGTGCTGCGCCGCGTGCGCGTGCTGGCCATCGACCAGCACGTCGACAAGGAAGACGGCAGCGCCGCCGTCGCCAAGACGGCCACCATCGAGGTGACGCCGAAGGAAGCCGAGCGCGTCACCATCGCGCTTGAAATGGGCCGCCTGACACTGAGCCTTAACAGCCTGAGCCAGGCAGAAAGCGAAACCGTGCACAAGGAACGTCTGCTCGGTGGGGCAAAGCCGTTCGATCCGAAAATGGTCCGCAACGAAGGCCGCAGCTACACCCTCGATGCCGACGTTTACAACATGTGGGGCGATCCGCGCCTGTTTCCGGGCGGTGGTAACAGCCGAGAAGTCAACGTACTCAGGGGCAGTGATGCCCAGGTCCAGAGTTTTTAA
- a CDS encoding prepilin peptidase, with translation MTDQFSLHTLILLMAVAPYIVAVVSDVRSYTIPHGCTLALLALYPVHVWLSPLDINLTASLLVGGTAFAVGFAFYALNRLGGGDVKLIAAAALWAGPALIADFAVTMAVSGGLLSLLYITHFHIAPALGFDHAGLRNGLREEQNSLMIKLPYGVAISAGGLVTLLQLA, from the coding sequence ATGACCGACCAGTTTTCACTTCATACACTGATACTGCTGATGGCCGTGGCGCCGTATATCGTTGCCGTCGTCAGCGATGTCCGCAGCTACACAATCCCGCACGGCTGCACGCTTGCGCTGCTGGCGCTTTATCCTGTGCACGTCTGGTTGTCGCCGCTCGATATCAACCTGACGGCTTCGCTGCTTGTCGGGGGCACGGCGTTTGCCGTCGGTTTTGCGTTTTATGCCCTCAACCGCCTGGGCGGCGGTGACGTCAAACTGATTGCCGCGGCGGCGTTGTGGGCCGGTCCGGCGCTGATTGCCGATTTTGCCGTCACCATGGCGGTATCGGGCGGTCTGTTGTCGCTTCTTTATATCACGCACTTCCATATCGCGCCGGCGCTCGGCTTCGATCACGCCGGCCTCAGGAACGGTCTCAGGGAAGAGCAAAATTCCCTGATGATCAAACTCCCGTACGGCGTCGCCATCAGCGCCGGCGGGCTCGTGACGCTTTTACAACTGGCGTAA
- a CDS encoding pilus assembly protein TadG-related protein has translation MKTWPMKTWLAALRRKFRDFARQDTGAAIVLFALATVPMVAFVGMGTDTARAYLVKSRMSSALDAAGLAGGRHFFSPTRDAEIVMFFNANFPPGYMNSTISGPHIVDDELAERLTLTAEAQIPTTLMKVLGFDTLTVTAETEITRQMQALDVVIAMDMSGSMSSSSGAGTRISAARQAAKDLVDILYGDNGSNDLLNIGLVPWNAKVNVMLEGSAYDSSLTSTVPVAGFVNPLTATGQSDVFQVNNSPVPLLSAPPANWRGCVFNRYLDNAADDDDADIFMGPQLLDGADWPAWEPVGIEGEPVSGGTCSMSTNGGECTRCLSHGITPLQNQKLTITNAIDALTNPGGNTNIPAGLAWAWRVLMPDAPFTEAVADPDYELQRAIVLLTDGENYGGNGDGYKAVFGLGSGAGANGMNDRLRLLATNIKSSGVVLYVIQFANNGTELQALLKDVASGPASPFYHYAPDDAALRAVFREIANDLSQLRLSK, from the coding sequence ATGAAAACATGGCCGATGAAAACATGGCTTGCGGCACTCAGGCGAAAGTTCAGGGACTTTGCGCGTCAGGACACCGGGGCGGCGATCGTATTGTTCGCGCTCGCCACCGTGCCGATGGTCGCGTTCGTCGGCATGGGGACCGACACGGCACGGGCCTACCTTGTGAAGTCGCGCATGTCTTCGGCGCTCGATGCGGCAGGACTGGCTGGCGGGCGGCATTTCTTTTCGCCGACCCGCGATGCCGAGATCGTGATGTTCTTCAACGCCAACTTCCCGCCCGGATATATGAATTCAACCATCTCCGGTCCGCATATCGTCGACGATGAACTGGCCGAGCGGCTGACGCTGACGGCGGAAGCGCAGATCCCGACGACGCTGATGAAAGTCCTCGGCTTCGATACACTGACGGTGACGGCGGAAACCGAAATCACCCGGCAGATGCAGGCGCTCGACGTGGTGATCGCCATGGATATGTCCGGTTCGATGTCGTCATCGAGCGGTGCCGGCACACGTATTTCCGCAGCCCGTCAGGCGGCCAAGGACCTGGTCGACATCCTGTACGGCGACAACGGCAGCAATGACCTGTTGAACATCGGCCTCGTGCCGTGGAACGCCAAGGTCAACGTCATGCTCGAAGGCAGCGCCTACGATTCATCGTTGACCAGTACCGTTCCCGTCGCCGGGTTCGTCAATCCGCTGACAGCCACCGGGCAAAGCGATGTCTTTCAGGTCAACAATTCACCGGTGCCGTTGTTGTCTGCACCGCCCGCCAATTGGCGCGGCTGCGTCTTTAACCGCTATCTCGACAATGCCGCCGATGATGACGATGCCGATATCTTCATGGGTCCGCAGCTATTGGACGGCGCCGACTGGCCGGCGTGGGAGCCGGTCGGCATCGAGGGCGAGCCGGTCTCGGGCGGTACCTGCAGCATGTCGACGAACGGCGGGGAATGCACCCGCTGCCTGTCGCATGGCATTACGCCTTTGCAAAACCAGAAGCTGACCATCACCAATGCTATCGACGCGCTGACGAACCCCGGCGGCAACACCAACATTCCCGCCGGGCTGGCCTGGGCATGGCGGGTGCTGATGCCGGACGCGCCGTTCACCGAAGCCGTGGCCGACCCCGATTACGAACTGCAGCGCGCCATCGTTTTGCTGACCGACGGCGAGAACTACGGCGGTAACGGCGACGGCTACAAGGCCGTGTTCGGTCTCGGCAGCGGTGCCGGGGCCAACGGCATGAATGACCGGCTGCGTCTGCTCGCGACAAATATCAAAAGCTCGGGCGTGGTGCTGTATGTCATCCAGTTCGCCAACAACGGCACCGAGTTGCAGGCCCTGCTCAAGGACGTCGCCAGCGGTCCCGCGTCGCCGTTCTATCACTACGCGCCCGACGATGCCGCGCTGCGCGCCGTGTTCCGCGAAATCGCCAACGACCTGTCACAACTCAGGCTGTCTAAGTGA
- a CDS encoding pilus assembly protein, with protein MLRACTKTFRRFARNRDGTTLMEFAFGAPILITVMLASMEFGTIMLTNTLMESSLREAARFGITGQQPDGVTRLERIIEIIDERTLGLIDMTQAQVDVLVYPSFSDVGRGEDYVDGNANGTYDPGETFTDENANGQWDADIGAAGSGQSGDIVVYRLKYDWHTMTPFAQHFIGNGGVLGLTASIVVRNEPWDGLNN; from the coding sequence ATGCTGCGCGCATGCACAAAGACTTTCAGACGCTTTGCAAGGAACCGGGACGGGACGACCCTGATGGAGTTCGCCTTCGGCGCACCGATTCTTATCACGGTCATGCTGGCATCCATGGAGTTCGGCACGATCATGCTGACAAACACATTGATGGAAAGCTCGCTCAGGGAAGCGGCCCGCTTCGGCATCACCGGCCAGCAGCCGGACGGCGTGACGCGCCTTGAACGCATCATCGAGATCATCGACGAACGCACGCTCGGGCTGATCGATATGACCCAGGCCCAGGTCGATGTGCTTGTCTATCCGAGTTTCTCCGACGTCGGCCGCGGCGAGGATTACGTCGACGGCAACGCCAACGGCACATACGACCCAGGTGAAACCTTCACCGACGAAAATGCAAACGGCCAGTGGGATGCCGACATCGGCGCCGCCGGCAGCGGCCAGTCCGGCGACATCGTCGTCTATCGGCTCAAGTACGACTGGCACACGATGACCCCGTTCGCGCAACACTTCATCGGCAACGGCGGCGTGCTCGGCCTGACCGCCAGCATCGTCGTGCGCAACGAACCCTGGGACGGGCTGAACAACTGA
- a CDS encoding Flp family type IVb pilin, with protein MKATLKKFFQDESGATAIEYGLIAALVSVAAILALQAMGASLDTMFNSVATILSGAVAGP; from the coding sequence ATGAAAGCCACCCTCAAGAAATTCTTCCAAGACGAAAGCGGCGCCACCGCAATCGAGTACGGTCTTATTGCTGCGCTCGTTTCCGTTGCCGCGATTCTGGCCCTGCAGGCCATGGGCGCCTCGCTCGACACCATGTTCAACAGTGTCGCGACGATCCTCAGCGGCGCGGTTGCCGGACCCTGA
- a CDS encoding CpaD family pilus assembly lipoprotein: MRTLILSSAMLFSIAALSGCQTYADRPWYDPLNMQVEMQPRAEKNVQVIPSETSFALQFDRGGAAMTDAEHRAAVAFLQRRQLARTDEVFVDFGLFVDTSALATQRRQNIARVVGEAGIDPARVRVRSNIAGIADDEVNLTVRRYLVMLPGCPDYTSRAGRTFDNRPHSNWGCATASNLGRMVAEPRDILEGRGETLADGEAMVLGIQRYRTGTTRKLDVDDTNTAESHGVKGSSGGGSNGGGQ, from the coding sequence ATGAGAACCTTAATACTCAGCTCTGCGATGCTGTTTTCAATCGCCGCTCTTTCCGGCTGCCAGACCTATGCCGACCGGCCCTGGTACGACCCGCTGAACATGCAGGTCGAGATGCAGCCGCGTGCCGAAAAGAACGTGCAGGTCATTCCCAGCGAAACCTCGTTCGCGTTGCAGTTCGACCGCGGCGGGGCGGCAATGACCGACGCCGAACATCGCGCCGCCGTCGCCTTCCTGCAGCGCCGCCAGCTTGCCCGGACCGATGAGGTCTTCGTCGATTTCGGCCTGTTCGTCGATACCTCGGCACTGGCCACGCAACGCCGTCAGAATATCGCCCGGGTTGTCGGCGAAGCCGGGATCGATCCGGCCCGCGTCCGGGTGCGTTCGAACATCGCCGGGATTGCCGACGACGAGGTCAACCTGACGGTCCGCCGGTATCTGGTGATGCTGCCGGGATGCCCGGACTACACGTCACGCGCCGGACGGACGTTCGACAATCGCCCGCATTCGAACTGGGGCTGCGCCACGGCCAGCAACCTCGGGCGCATGGTCGCCGAGCCGCGCGACATCCTGGAAGGCCGCGGCGAAACCCTGGCCGACGGCGAGGCCATGGTTCTCGGTATTCAGCGTTACCGCACCGGCACAACCCGCAAGCTCGACGTCGACGACACCAACACCGCCGAAAGCCATGGCGTTAAGGGAAGCTCGGGCGGCGGCAGCAACGGAGGTGGACAATGA
- a CDS encoding type II and III secretion system protein family protein produces MLRNWDILQILAILAILAITMIAVGDAWGKPLEVVSRGHQEMSLEVHKGRLLKLRAPAQTVFVADPEIADVQIKSPTLVYVLGKGPGETTLFAVDRAEHVLASVDLHVSHNVGRIHESIRQLHPETDITVSSVGDSVVLDGIVDSASTAENIRRVAAGAVGDPKKVMMRIGIDAPTQINLRVRIAEVSRDVDKQLGFNWSIAGSAAGIAFGVATANPFNASVTQHTLSVSGLSFGGFDLNAVIDALEEEGLISVLAEPNLTALSGESASFLAGGEFPILVPDSDGRVTIEFKKFGVSLSFTPTLMGRDRVNLHVRPEVSQLSTTNAVTLNNFQIPSLTTRRADTTVELGSGQSFAIAGLIQNNVTHDISKFPGLGDVPVLGSLFKSDRFQREESELVIIVTPYVVRPVSRQRLAQPTDGLEYPHDAERIANGGTHRQKPAAGQPVTIDRNGDSLIGPVGFLLEQPAEAKGASQ; encoded by the coding sequence ATGCTGCGTAATTGGGACATCCTGCAGATACTTGCGATCCTCGCCATACTGGCGATCACGATGATTGCCGTCGGCGATGCCTGGGGCAAGCCGCTCGAAGTGGTCTCGCGCGGGCATCAGGAAATGTCCCTGGAAGTGCACAAGGGACGTCTCCTCAAGCTGCGCGCGCCGGCACAGACGGTGTTCGTCGCCGATCCTGAAATCGCTGACGTGCAGATCAAAAGCCCGACCCTGGTTTATGTGCTGGGCAAGGGCCCGGGGGAAACCACGCTGTTCGCCGTCGACCGTGCCGAACATGTGCTGGCCAGCGTCGATCTTCACGTCAGTCATAATGTCGGCCGGATTCATGAATCCATCCGCCAGCTTCACCCCGAAACCGATATTACGGTCAGCAGCGTCGGCGATTCGGTGGTGCTGGACGGGATCGTCGACAGCGCGTCGACCGCCGAAAACATTCGCCGCGTTGCCGCCGGTGCCGTCGGCGACCCGAAAAAGGTGATGATGCGCATCGGCATCGATGCCCCGACGCAGATCAATCTGCGCGTCCGCATCGCCGAGGTTTCGCGCGATGTCGACAAGCAGCTCGGGTTCAACTGGTCGATTGCCGGCTCGGCGGCGGGGATCGCATTCGGTGTCGCGACGGCCAATCCGTTCAATGCCTCGGTGACGCAACATACGCTTTCCGTATCCGGGCTGAGCTTCGGCGGTTTCGACCTGAACGCGGTGATCGACGCACTCGAGGAAGAGGGACTGATTTCCGTCCTCGCCGAGCCGAACCTGACAGCGTTGTCGGGTGAGTCGGCGAGCTTCCTGGCCGGTGGCGAATTTCCGATCCTGGTGCCGGATTCCGACGGCCGCGTGACCATCGAATTCAAAAAGTTCGGGGTATCGCTCAGCTTCACGCCGACCCTGATGGGCCGCGACCGCGTCAATTTGCATGTGCGCCCGGAAGTCAGCCAGCTTTCGACCACCAATGCGGTGACGCTGAACAACTTCCAGATCCCGTCGTTGACGACACGGCGCGCCGATACCACGGTCGAACTGGGCTCCGGTCAGTCGTTCGCCATTGCCGGCCTGATCCAGAACAACGTCACGCACGATATCTCCAAGTTTCCGGGTTTGGGCGACGTGCCGGTGCTGGGCAGCCTGTTCAAGTCCGACCGCTTCCAGCGCGAGGAAAGCGAACTGGTCATCATCGTCACGCCGTATGTGGTGCGCCCGGTTTCGCGCCAGCGGCTGGCCCAGCCGACCGACGGGCTTGAATACCCGCACGATGCCGAACGCATCGCCAACGGCGGCACGCACCGCCAGAAACCCGCCGCCGGTCAGCCTGTCACCATCGATCGCAACGGCGACAGCCTGATCGGTCCCGTTGGTTTCTTGCTGGAGCAGCCTGCTGAAGCCAAAGGAGCCAGCCAATGA
- a CDS encoding CpaF family protein has protein sequence MFGKRQGTDIISINAHRKRPSVRPLGELAADENSAALMHAAMLGADEQYRPEIIAEVARETLERADEILGDDDPAAIPRAELAKAMEIAISGDLVPGGLSARERRDVVTEVVNTLLDKRVAEKKEAPENLIERTKALVQPILMDRIDVTEAGDMPRQQLAQEVGDVVAEILTDHKIQLNLMEQREIVTMLLNDMLGFGPLEVLLADEAVTDIMVNGPEQVFVEKNGKLTLSGVTFRDNRHVMQIASRIVSGVGRRVDESSPLCDARLPDGSRVNIIIPPLAIDGPSISIRKFSKKKITLDVMQRQENVSPEMATVLKIASRSRLNILVSGGTGSGKTTLLNALSRMIDAGERIVTIEDAAELQLQQPHVVRLETRPPNLEGDGEITQRELVKNALRMRPDRIILGEIRAGEALDMLQAMNTGHDGSLGTIHANRPREALTRLENMVAMAGVKLPNEAVRAQIAGAVDLIVQISRMRDGKRRITHVTEVVGMEGEVVTTQDLFTFEFEGEDKDGNLFGSFKSTGLRPAFMDRAKYFGLDKALMEAMG, from the coding sequence ATGTTCGGTAAAAGACAAGGCACGGATATCATTTCCATAAATGCGCACAGGAAGCGCCCGTCGGTGCGGCCGCTCGGTGAACTGGCCGCCGATGAAAACAGTGCGGCGCTCATGCACGCGGCGATGTTGGGGGCGGATGAACAGTACCGCCCGGAAATCATCGCCGAAGTTGCACGTGAAACGCTGGAACGCGCCGACGAGATTTTGGGCGATGACGACCCGGCGGCAATTCCGCGCGCCGAGCTGGCAAAGGCAATGGAAATCGCGATCAGCGGCGATCTGGTGCCGGGCGGATTGTCTGCACGCGAAAGGCGCGATGTCGTGACGGAGGTCGTCAACACCCTGCTCGACAAGCGGGTCGCCGAAAAGAAAGAGGCGCCGGAAAATCTGATCGAACGGACCAAGGCGCTGGTGCAGCCGATCCTCATGGACCGGATCGACGTTACCGAAGCCGGCGATATGCCGCGCCAGCAACTGGCGCAGGAAGTCGGCGACGTGGTCGCGGAAATCCTCACCGATCACAAAATTCAGCTCAACCTGATGGAGCAGCGCGAAATCGTTACCATGCTGCTGAACGATATGCTGGGTTTCGGGCCGCTCGAGGTGCTGCTCGCCGACGAGGCGGTGACGGATATCATGGTCAACGGACCCGAACAGGTGTTCGTCGAGAAGAACGGCAAGCTGACGTTGTCCGGCGTCACGTTCCGCGACAACCGGCATGTCATGCAGATTGCATCGAGGATCGTGTCGGGGGTCGGACGCCGGGTCGATGAATCCTCGCCGCTCTGCGATGCGCGCCTGCCCGACGGGTCTCGCGTCAACATCATCATCCCGCCGCTGGCCATTGACGGGCCGTCGATCTCGATCCGTAAGTTCTCGAAAAAGAAAATCACGCTGGACGTCATGCAGCGGCAGGAAAACGTCTCGCCCGAAATGGCCACGGTCCTCAAGATCGCGTCGCGCTCCAGGCTCAACATTCTGGTTTCGGGCGGCACCGGATCCGGCAAGACGACATTGCTGAATGCGTTGTCGCGGATGATCGATGCCGGCGAGCGGATCGTCACCATCGAGGACGCGGCGGAACTGCAACTGCAGCAGCCGCATGTGGTGCGGCTCGAGACGCGCCCGCCGAACCTGGAAGGCGACGGCGAGATCACGCAGCGCGAACTGGTCAAAAACGCGCTCAGGATGCGGCCCGACCGCATCATCCTCGGCGAAATTCGCGCCGGTGAGGCCCTCGACATGCTGCAGGCGATGAATACCGGTCACGACGGGTCGCTCGGCACCATTCACGCCAACCGGCCGCGCGAAGCGCTGACCCGGCTCGAGAACATGGTCGCCATGGCCGGGGTCAAACTGCCGAACGAAGCGGTGCGTGCGCAGATTGCCGGTGCCGTCGACCTGATCGTGCAGATTTCGCGGATGCGCGACGGCAAGCGCCGCATCACGCATGTCACCGAAGTCGTCGGCATGGAGGGCGAGGTCGTCACCACACAGGACCTGTTCACGTTCGAATTCGAAGGCGAAGACAAGGACGGCAATCTTTTCGGCAGCTTCAAGTCGACCGGCCTGCGTCCCGCGTTCATGGACCG
- a CDS encoding pilus assembly protein, with protein sequence MMTRLRNCLSRFRSDKRGISALEIAIAVPVALALTLNGIEMTRYVLLHQKTERATMTVADLVSQGEVLTAGDLDNIFQAGALITEPFDFGANAAMIVSSVVGQAAGPIVEWQRVYGADPQASGLGGQGGPASLPAGFVVAESESVIMAEIQYRYTPMFPDNPILGGAIANNTVYNYAIFRPRYTVKVRLGS encoded by the coding sequence ATGATGACCAGACTCCGAAATTGCCTGAGCAGGTTCCGCAGCGACAAGCGCGGCATTTCCGCCCTCGAAATTGCCATCGCGGTCCCGGTTGCGCTGGCACTAACGCTGAACGGGATCGAAATGACGCGCTATGTGCTTTTACACCAGAAAACCGAGCGCGCGACGATGACCGTCGCCGATCTGGTGTCGCAGGGCGAGGTGCTGACAGCGGGCGATCTCGACAATATCTTTCAGGCCGGCGCGCTGATCACCGAGCCGTTCGATTTCGGCGCCAACGCGGCGATGATCGTCTCCAGCGTCGTCGGCCAGGCGGCCGGGCCGATCGTCGAATGGCAGCGTGTCTATGGCGCCGACCCGCAGGCAAGCGGCCTCGGCGGCCAGGGCGGCCCCGCTTCCCTGCCGGCCGGCTTCGTCGTCGCCGAAAGCGAAAGCGTGATCATGGCCGAGATCCAGTACCGTTATACGCCGATGTTCCCGGACAATCCGATCCTCGGCGGCGCCATCGCGAACAACACGGTTTATAACTACGCCATCTTCCGGCCGCGCTATACCGTCAAGGTCCGGCTGGGGTCTTAA
- a CDS encoding P-loop NTPase, which yields MIALRKEETPDDAGMSHAFLAFAADRQTAETLGRGVEAEGLPAESVIEATLDEAIESLAAMPTPSTLVVDLGASGDIMTEVARLAEVCDAGAQVILLGAVNDLHVYREVLAAGVTDYLAKPFTYHEFSACLHRARPPQVAEAVVQMAPDVVQTDAVCVIGVRGGVGASTVAANAAWFAAEQQQKNVTLIDMDLTFGTQALMLDVDPGGGLAEAMREPGRMDELFVKRALVSLGERFRVMASETDPAKGDLADAQAFGELLDFVRDACDLVIVDMPRATAVAHPGMLEAFSRIVLVAEPSLAAMRDSVRLASLIGAVSPAAQVSVVLGRQGMAPREELSVKTFEEGSGLKVSARIPFDPKSAMRSEADGKCILQSAGRSKLGRALVGVAELMTGAERKSGGGLFAKFRRAPKTAAQATGGRDVR from the coding sequence ATGATCGCGCTCAGGAAAGAAGAAACGCCGGATGATGCCGGGATGAGCCATGCCTTTCTGGCCTTCGCCGCCGACCGGCAAACGGCTGAGACCCTTGGCCGGGGTGTCGAGGCCGAAGGCCTGCCCGCAGAAAGCGTGATCGAGGCGACGCTCGATGAGGCGATCGAGTCCCTGGCGGCGATGCCGACCCCGTCGACCCTCGTCGTCGATCTTGGTGCGTCCGGCGATATCATGACAGAGGTGGCCCGCTTGGCGGAGGTGTGCGACGCCGGGGCGCAGGTGATCCTATTGGGCGCGGTCAACGACCTGCATGTCTATCGCGAAGTGCTGGCGGCAGGGGTCACGGACTATCTGGCGAAGCCTTTCACCTATCATGAATTTTCCGCGTGCCTGCATCGCGCCCGCCCGCCTCAGGTGGCGGAAGCAGTGGTGCAGATGGCACCGGACGTGGTGCAGACGGATGCGGTATGCGTCATTGGCGTCAGGGGCGGTGTCGGCGCCAGCACCGTCGCCGCCAACGCGGCATGGTTCGCCGCCGAGCAGCAGCAGAAGAACGTCACGCTGATCGATATGGATCTGACGTTCGGTACGCAGGCCTTGATGCTCGATGTCGATCCGGGCGGCGGGCTGGCCGAGGCCATGCGCGAGCCGGGCCGTATGGACGAGTTGTTCGTCAAGCGGGCGTTGGTATCGCTCGGCGAGCGGTTCCGCGTGATGGCGTCGGAAACCGATCCGGCGAAAGGCGACCTCGCCGATGCGCAGGCGTTCGGGGAATTGCTCGATTTCGTGCGCGATGCCTGCGACCTGGTGATCGTCGACATGCCGCGCGCTACCGCCGTCGCCCATCCCGGTATGCTGGAAGCGTTTTCGCGGATCGTGCTCGTTGCCGAACCGAGCCTCGCCGCCATGCGCGACAGCGTCCGTCTGGCGAGCTTGATCGGTGCGGTCAGTCCGGCGGCGCAGGTATCGGTCGTGCTCGGCCGCCAAGGTATGGCGCCACGCGAAGAACTGTCGGTGAAAACCTTCGAGGAAGGATCGGGGCTGAAGGTGAGCGCGCGTATTCCCTTCGATCCGAAATCCGCGATGCGGAGCGAGGCCGACGGCAAATGTATCTTGCAGTCGGCGGGACGCTCGAAGCTGGGCCGCGCGCTGGTCGGGGTTGCGGAACTGATGACGGGTGCCGAACGTAAATCGGGGGGTGGCTTGTTCGCAAAATTCAGACGCGCACCGAAGACGGCTGCGCAAGCCACGGGAGGCCGGGATGTTCGGTAA